Proteins encoded by one window of Mustela erminea isolate mMusErm1 chromosome 7, mMusErm1.Pri, whole genome shotgun sequence:
- the LOC116596546 gene encoding LOW QUALITY PROTEIN: translationally-controlled tumor protein-like (The sequence of the model RefSeq protein was modified relative to this genomic sequence to represent the inferred CDS: deleted 1 base in 1 codon; substituted 1 base at 1 genomic stop codon) yields the protein MIMYWDLISHDEMFTIYKIREIVDRLGLEVEVKVVSTTEDNTNDSLIGGNASTEDSEGEGMESTVNTGVDIIVNRYLXKTTFKKEAYKKYIKDYMKSVKGQQRPESVMIDQIKHIFANFKNYQFFIGENLNPDGMVALLDYFENSVTPYMIFFKDGLEMQKC from the exons ATGATCATGTACTGGGATCTCATCAGCCATGATGAGATGTTTACCATCTACAAGATCCGAGAGATCGTGGAcaggctggggctggaggtggaggtGAAGGTGGTCAGTACGACAGAGGATAATACTAATGACTCCCTCATCGGTGGAAATGCCTCCACTGAAGACTCTGAGGGTGAAGGTATGGAAAGCACAGTAAACACTGGTGTTGATATT ATTGTAAACCGTTACTTATAGAAAACCACCTTCAAAAAAGAGGCCTACAAGAAGTACATCAAAGATTACATGAAATCAGTCAAAGGCCAACAGAGGCCAGAAAGCGTAATGATAGACCAGATCAAGCACATCTTTGCTAATTTCAAAAACTACCAGTTCTTTATTGGTGAAAACCTGAATCCAGATGGCATGGTTGCTTTGCTGGACTACTTTGAGAACAGTGTGACTCcatatatgattttctttaaggatggtttagaaatgcaaaaatgttaa